In the Kitasatospora terrestris genome, one interval contains:
- a CDS encoding TerD family protein codes for MGVTLAKGGNVSLTKEAPGLTSVIVGLGWDVRATSGAAFDLDASALLCDGSGRVLSDQHFVFYNNLRSPEGSVEHSGDNLTGGGDGDDEQIRVDLAAVPPTVAKVVFPVSIYDADQRRQSFGQVRNAFIRVVNEADGSEVARYDLSEDASTETAMVFGELYRYGTEWKFRAIGQGYASGLRGIALDYGVNV; via the coding sequence ATGGGAGTCACGCTCGCCAAGGGCGGCAACGTCTCGCTGACCAAGGAGGCCCCGGGCCTCACCTCGGTCATCGTCGGTCTCGGCTGGGACGTCCGCGCCACCTCCGGTGCCGCCTTCGACCTGGACGCCAGCGCGCTGCTGTGCGACGGGTCCGGGCGGGTGCTCAGCGACCAGCACTTCGTCTTCTACAACAACCTGCGCAGCCCCGAGGGCTCGGTCGAGCACAGCGGCGACAACCTGACCGGTGGCGGCGACGGCGACGACGAGCAGATCCGGGTCGACCTGGCCGCCGTGCCGCCGACCGTGGCCAAGGTGGTCTTCCCGGTCTCGATCTACGACGCCGACCAGCGCCGGCAGAGCTTCGGCCAGGTCCGCAACGCCTTCATCCGGGTCGTCAACGAGGCGGACGGCAGCGAGGTCGCCCGCTACGACCTCTCCGAGGACGCGTCCACCGAGACCGCGATGGTCTTCGGCGAGCTGTACCGCTACGGCACCGAGTGGAAGTTCCGGGCGATCGGCCAGGGCTACGCCTCCGGCCTGCGCGGGATCGCGCTGGACTACGGCGTCAACGTCTGA
- a CDS encoding BlaI/MecI/CopY family transcriptional regulator, translated as MSEDLDPSARPRRRGQGELEAQVLDALRAAPGPATAHWVQDRLPGDLAYTTVMTILSRLHAKGAVSRARSGRSYRWLASADAAGLAALRMRRVLDTHADRDAVLASFVTALLPQDEELLRQLLDAATDGGS; from the coding sequence ATGAGCGAGGACCTGGACCCGTCCGCCCGCCCCCGCCGTCGCGGCCAGGGCGAACTGGAGGCCCAGGTCCTGGACGCGCTGCGCGCCGCGCCCGGCCCGGCCACCGCGCACTGGGTGCAGGACCGGCTGCCCGGCGACCTCGCGTACACCACGGTGATGACGATCCTGTCCCGGCTGCACGCCAAGGGCGCCGTCTCGCGCGCCCGTTCGGGCCGCTCCTACCGCTGGCTCGCCTCCGCCGACGCGGCCGGGCTGGCCGCCCTGCGGATGCGCCGCGTGCTGGACACCCACGCGGACCGGGACGCGGTCCTCGCCAGTTTCGTCACCGCCCTGCTCCCGCAGGACGAGGAGCTGCTGCGCCAGCTCCTGGACGCCGCGACGGACGGCGGCAGCTGA